From one Tsukamurella tyrosinosolvens genomic stretch:
- a CDS encoding DUF3556 domain-containing protein, whose product MGFMKPDLPEVDPAEFITRPLQDRLRFATQRWVDHGFGTQKVAFVIYVVKLVVLYAFGGVLLATATSGLHFWEVSAWWNQPIVYQKLVLWTTLLEAIGVAGAWGPLTFKIKPMTGGIRFWARTGTIRLRPYTWVPGTAGTRRTSLDVGLYWLLLASLAAGIALPGVIVTDSSPYDLVAPWLMVAPVALLVLIGLRDKTIFLAARGEQYMPALIMFGLLPLLSFATMIVGLKLLIVVVWVGAGMSKIGKHFINVIPVMVSNSPCMPFTGLRRAHYRNAPHDLLPSRLARFMAEGLGTFVEIVAPLILLFSMNRTVTVVCAVFMVCYHLFIISTFPLAVPLEWNLLFAYTALFLFVGFPAQDGYSVLDMSPAWLILVVLAALLVFPVLGNIRPDKVSFLPSLRQYAGNWATGMWAFAPGAEEKLNRVQRQTTNTVDQFVATGVDREWAETLMNMGLGWRAMHSNGRGLFSTLLSHVPDVEQRTLREGELVCNTLIGFNFGDGHLHDETLIAAVQEQAGFEPGELIVVWAESQPITRFSQDFKIIDAALGVVARGRWSVTECVTTQPWLPDGPVACEITWSADHDRFPLGIGLGSRA is encoded by the coding sequence ATGGGATTCATGAAACCCGACCTCCCCGAGGTCGACCCGGCCGAGTTCATCACCCGCCCGCTGCAGGACCGGCTCCGCTTCGCCACCCAGCGCTGGGTGGACCACGGCTTCGGCACACAGAAGGTCGCCTTCGTCATCTACGTCGTGAAGTTGGTCGTGCTGTACGCCTTCGGCGGTGTACTCCTCGCCACCGCCACCTCCGGCCTGCACTTCTGGGAAGTCTCGGCCTGGTGGAACCAGCCGATCGTCTACCAGAAGCTGGTCCTGTGGACGACCCTGCTCGAGGCCATCGGTGTGGCCGGGGCCTGGGGGCCGCTGACCTTCAAGATCAAGCCGATGACGGGCGGGATCCGATTCTGGGCGCGCACCGGCACCATCCGGCTGCGCCCGTACACGTGGGTGCCCGGCACCGCCGGCACCCGCCGCACGTCGCTCGACGTCGGCCTGTACTGGCTGCTGCTCGCCTCGCTGGCGGCGGGAATCGCACTCCCCGGCGTGATCGTGACCGACTCGTCGCCGTACGACCTGGTCGCGCCCTGGCTGATGGTCGCCCCGGTCGCCCTGCTGGTGCTGATCGGCCTGCGGGACAAGACGATCTTCCTCGCCGCCCGCGGCGAGCAGTACATGCCCGCGCTGATCATGTTCGGGCTCCTGCCGCTGCTCTCCTTCGCGACGATGATCGTCGGGCTCAAGCTGCTCATCGTGGTGGTCTGGGTGGGCGCCGGCATGTCGAAGATCGGCAAGCACTTCATCAACGTGATCCCCGTCATGGTCTCCAACTCGCCGTGCATGCCCTTCACGGGCCTGCGCCGCGCCCACTACCGGAACGCGCCGCACGACCTGCTGCCGTCGCGGCTCGCCCGGTTCATGGCCGAGGGCCTGGGCACCTTCGTCGAGATCGTCGCGCCGCTGATCCTGCTGTTCTCGATGAACCGCACCGTCACCGTGGTCTGCGCCGTGTTCATGGTGTGCTACCACCTGTTCATCATTTCCACCTTCCCGCTGGCGGTCCCGCTCGAGTGGAACCTGCTGTTCGCGTACACCGCGCTGTTCCTCTTCGTCGGGTTCCCCGCGCAGGACGGCTATTCGGTGCTCGACATGTCGCCGGCGTGGCTGATCCTCGTGGTGCTCGCCGCCCTGCTGGTCTTCCCCGTCCTGGGCAACATCCGCCCGGACAAGGTCTCGTTCCTGCCCTCGCTGCGCCAGTACGCCGGCAACTGGGCGACCGGCATGTGGGCCTTCGCGCCCGGCGCCGAGGAGAAGCTGAACCGGGTGCAACGACAGACGACGAACACCGTCGACCAGTTCGTGGCGACCGGCGTCGACCGCGAGTGGGCCGAGACGCTCATGAACATGGGGCTCGGGTGGCGCGCGATGCACAGCAACGGCCGCGGCCTGTTCTCGACGCTCCTGAGCCACGTGCCCGACGTCGAGCAGCGCACCCTGCGCGAGGGCGAGCTGGTGTGCAACACGCTGATCGGCTTCAACTTCGGCGACGGCCACCTCCACGACGAGACGCTCATCGCCGCGGTGCAGGAGCAGGCCGGCTTCGAACCCGGCGAGCTGATCGTGGTGTGGGCCGAGTCGCAGCCGATCACCCGCTTCAGTCAGGACTTCAAGATCATCGACGCCGCACTCGGTGTCGTCGCCCGCGGCCGGTGGAGCGTCACGGAGTGCGTGACGACCCAGCCGTGGCTGCCGGACGGCCCCGTCGCGTGCGAGATCACCTGGTCAGCGGACCACGACCGCTTCCCGCTGGGCATCGGGCTAGGCTCGCGGGCATGA
- a CDS encoding phytoene desaturase family protein, with protein MTTGTVVGGGPNGLAAAITLARAGVETTLLEAGDTVGGGLRSFEAIVPGLIHDHCAAIHPMAVGSPFLATVDLARRGLRWRSAELECVHPLDDGTAGVLRRTVGDTAEGLGRDGAAWRALFGRPVRNFDKIGPSMLGPLLRIPRHPVALAGFGAPTPLPAAALARAFRTPQARGLWGGVAAHAFRPLHEPMSSAIGKGMLTAGHAFGWQVAEGGSGALAAALLAEFEDLGGRVETGVRVTAANLPASDVTLLDLDPQQVAAVLGDRLPSRVLRAFERFRYGPGAFKVDFAVQGGVPWTNPDARRSSTVHLGGEFAEIAATEKSIAAGKMPERPFVLVGQQYLADPSRSVGDVHPVWSYAHVPSGYTGDATEAIIAQIERFAPGFRDRIVGTAVCSTTEMSRYNANFVGGDINTGSKDPLQLVFGPRITLQPYDLGVPGTYICSAATPPGPAAHGMCGFHAATRALGRLGR; from the coding sequence ATGACCACCGGCACCGTCGTCGGCGGCGGGCCCAACGGGCTCGCCGCCGCGATCACCCTCGCCCGCGCGGGCGTCGAGACCACGCTGCTGGAGGCCGGCGACACCGTCGGCGGCGGCCTGCGATCCTTCGAGGCCATCGTGCCCGGCCTGATCCACGACCACTGCGCCGCGATCCACCCCATGGCCGTCGGTTCGCCCTTCCTCGCCACCGTCGATCTCGCCCGGCGCGGGTTGCGCTGGCGGTCCGCCGAACTCGAGTGCGTGCACCCGCTCGACGACGGGACGGCGGGCGTGCTGCGGCGCACCGTCGGGGACACGGCCGAGGGCCTGGGGCGCGACGGTGCCGCCTGGCGCGCCCTGTTCGGCCGGCCGGTGCGGAACTTCGACAAGATCGGCCCGTCGATGCTCGGCCCGCTGCTGCGGATACCGCGGCACCCGGTGGCACTGGCCGGATTCGGTGCGCCCACTCCCCTGCCCGCCGCCGCACTGGCACGCGCCTTCCGCACCCCGCAGGCGCGGGGTCTGTGGGGCGGCGTCGCGGCGCACGCCTTCCGCCCCCTGCACGAGCCGATGAGCTCGGCGATCGGCAAGGGCATGCTCACGGCCGGCCACGCCTTCGGCTGGCAGGTCGCCGAGGGCGGATCCGGGGCGCTCGCCGCGGCCCTGCTCGCCGAGTTCGAGGACCTGGGCGGCCGGGTGGAGACGGGAGTGCGGGTCACCGCGGCGAACCTTCCCGCGTCCGACGTCACCCTCCTCGACCTGGACCCGCAACAGGTCGCGGCGGTCCTCGGCGATCGCCTGCCGAGCCGGGTGCTGCGCGCCTTCGAGCGATTCCGGTACGGGCCCGGCGCGTTCAAGGTGGACTTCGCCGTGCAGGGCGGCGTCCCCTGGACCAACCCCGACGCCCGGCGTTCGAGCACCGTCCACCTCGGCGGCGAGTTCGCGGAGATCGCCGCGACGGAGAAGTCCATCGCCGCGGGGAAGATGCCCGAGCGCCCCTTCGTCCTCGTCGGCCAGCAGTACCTCGCCGACCCCTCCCGGAGCGTCGGCGACGTGCACCCGGTGTGGTCCTACGCGCACGTGCCGAGCGGCTACACCGGCGACGCCACCGAGGCGATCATCGCCCAGATCGAACGCTTCGCCCCCGGCTTCCGGGACCGGATCGTCGGCACCGCGGTCTGCTCCACGACGGAGATGTCCCGCTACAACGCCAATTTCGTCGGCGGCGACATCAACACCGGCTCGAAGGACCCGCTCCAACTCGTCTTCGGCCCGCGGATCACCCTGCAGCCCTACGACCTCGGCGTCCCCGGCACGTACATCTGCTCCGCGGCAACGCCGCCCGGACCCGCCGCGCACGGGATGTGCGGCTTCCACGCCGCGACGCGAGCTCTCGGCCGGCTCGGCCGCTGA
- a CDS encoding DUF4286 family protein, with product MTEILLLVRSAAASPEVEDEYNAWYDEVHVPQILERVPGVTSARRYRLADAQLTPADKLPVAYLAEYRIETDDPAASAAALGAALTDGTLDMSRTIARPEILFYRPV from the coding sequence ATGACCGAGATCCTGCTGCTGGTGCGGTCCGCCGCCGCCTCGCCCGAGGTGGAGGACGAGTACAACGCCTGGTACGACGAGGTGCACGTACCCCAGATCCTCGAGCGCGTCCCGGGCGTGACCTCCGCGCGGCGGTACCGCCTCGCCGACGCGCAGCTCACCCCGGCGGACAAGCTGCCCGTCGCCTACCTGGCCGAGTACCGCATCGAGACCGACGATCCCGCGGCCTCCGCGGCCGCGCTCGGCGCGGCGCTCACCGACGGCACACTCGACATGAGCCGGACCATCGCGCGGCCCGAGATCCTGTTCTACCGCCCGGTGTAG
- a CDS encoding AurF N-oxygenase family protein, giving the protein MRLALTHMGRTQGNPFPGQAEYEQTLTDLSEASVRRNFDPYLDIDWDAPELAIVPDDPRWVCDSRFDPIGRHPWYQEQPLAKQIEIGMWRQANVAKVGLQFESMLIRGIMQYTAALPNNSPEFRYATHEAKEECQHTLMFQEFVNRVGMDVPGGSWFLRRISPIVPLFATMTPLYFYMMVLGGEEPIDHLQKQFLRSGSEQHPAMSSIMQIHVAEEARHIGFAHQLLEHRIPTRGAFPRLILSLMLPITMRVMVTMIMMPPKEFWETFDVPRSVKKDIFWRSDESQQMKRDVFGDVRMMAEKCGLMNPLSRLMWRICGIDGRISRFRSEPAYAAQ; this is encoded by the coding sequence ATGCGACTGGCCCTCACGCACATGGGACGCACGCAGGGGAACCCGTTCCCCGGTCAGGCCGAGTACGAGCAGACGCTGACGGACCTCTCCGAGGCCTCGGTGCGCCGGAACTTCGACCCGTACCTCGACATCGACTGGGACGCGCCGGAGCTGGCGATCGTCCCCGACGATCCGCGTTGGGTGTGCGATTCCCGCTTCGATCCGATCGGCCGTCACCCGTGGTACCAGGAGCAGCCGCTGGCGAAGCAGATCGAGATCGGGATGTGGCGCCAGGCGAACGTCGCCAAGGTCGGCCTGCAGTTCGAGTCGATGCTGATCCGAGGGATCATGCAGTACACGGCGGCCCTCCCGAACAACTCGCCGGAGTTCCGCTACGCCACGCACGAGGCGAAGGAGGAGTGCCAGCACACGCTGATGTTCCAGGAGTTCGTCAACCGCGTGGGTATGGACGTGCCCGGCGGCAGCTGGTTCCTGCGCCGCATCTCGCCGATCGTGCCGCTCTTCGCGACCATGACGCCGCTGTACTTCTACATGATGGTGCTCGGCGGCGAGGAGCCGATCGACCACCTGCAGAAGCAGTTCCTGCGGTCGGGCTCCGAGCAGCATCCGGCCATGAGCTCGATCATGCAGATCCACGTGGCCGAGGAGGCCCGGCACATCGGCTTCGCGCACCAGCTGCTCGAGCACCGGATCCCCACGCGCGGCGCCTTCCCGCGGCTGATCCTCTCGCTCATGCTGCCGATCACCATGCGCGTCATGGTGACCATGATCATGATGCCGCCCAAGGAGTTCTGGGAGACCTTCGACGTCCCGCGGTCGGTGAAGAAGGACATCTTCTGGCGCTCGGACGAATCGCAGCAGATGAAGCGCGACGTCTTCGGCGACGTCCGGATGATGGCCGAGAAGTGCGGCCTCATGAACCCGTTGAGCAGGCTCATGTGGCGGATCTGCGGCATCGACGGCCGCATCTCCCGGTTCCGCAGCGAGCCGGCCTACGCCGCGCAGTAG
- a CDS encoding DoxX family protein: MTTGFIDVPHWPWLTVALAVVLLGDALLSVRPPAFIQDCLDGVRFPRDWWWTLVVIKLVAVAGLLAGLEYPGVGFAANAGVVAYFVCAAVAHVRAGFLGSTFWVNCLGMLAFSTGVLILSYV, encoded by the coding sequence ATGACCACCGGTTTCATCGATGTGCCGCACTGGCCGTGGCTCACCGTCGCGCTCGCCGTCGTGCTGCTGGGCGACGCGCTGTTGTCCGTGCGTCCGCCCGCCTTCATCCAGGACTGCCTCGACGGCGTCCGGTTCCCGCGCGACTGGTGGTGGACGCTCGTCGTGATCAAGCTGGTCGCGGTCGCGGGGCTGCTCGCCGGATTGGAGTACCCCGGCGTGGGCTTCGCGGCGAACGCGGGCGTCGTCGCCTACTTCGTGTGCGCCGCGGTCGCGCACGTCCGTGCGGGCTTCCTCGGGTCGACGTTCTGGGTGAACTGCCTCGGCATGCTCGCCTTCTCGACCGGCGTGCTGATCTTGTCCTACGTGTAG
- a CDS encoding TetR/AcrR family transcriptional regulator — MFNEHVQSRAEAKAGTRARVLAAADRSFRERGFAGTTVRGIAADAGVSVGTVMAVGDKDALLIAIVDDWIAAVHAARDASGALPALGRAEAIARLVGVVAPFVTYFNADGDLSREYAAVLARGKHRSRTFGDLADELQTDFEKVFAAAGCADAGAAARTLYFVYIGLLFATSGGAVTREVAAERLVEAITQILGEGDPQ, encoded by the coding sequence ATGTTCAATGAACATGTTCAGTCGCGAGCGGAGGCGAAGGCCGGCACCCGGGCGCGGGTACTCGCCGCCGCGGACCGGTCCTTCCGGGAGCGCGGCTTCGCGGGCACGACGGTGCGCGGCATCGCCGCCGACGCGGGCGTCAGCGTCGGCACGGTGATGGCGGTCGGCGACAAGGACGCGCTGCTCATCGCGATCGTCGATGACTGGATCGCGGCTGTGCACGCCGCGCGCGACGCGAGTGGGGCGCTACCGGCTCTCGGGCGGGCGGAGGCGATCGCGCGACTGGTGGGCGTTGTCGCCCCCTTCGTCACGTACTTCAACGCCGACGGCGACCTCTCCCGCGAGTACGCGGCGGTTCTTGCGCGCGGGAAGCACCGCTCCCGGACCTTCGGCGACCTCGCCGACGAGCTGCAGACCGACTTCGAGAAGGTCTTCGCCGCCGCGGGGTGCGCCGATGCCGGCGCTGCGGCCCGCACTCTGTACTTCGTCTACATCGGCCTGCTGTTCGCCACCTCGGGTGGGGCGGTTACGCGGGAGGTCGCAGCGGAGCGCCTCGTCGAGGCGATCACACAGATCCTGGGAGAAGGAGACCCGCAATGA
- the ilvC gene encoding ketol-acid reductoisomerase, whose translation MQKTKKGHRTTVAIELFYDEDADLSIIQGKKVAVVGYGSQGHAHSLSLRDSGVDVRIGLKEGSKSRAKAEEQGLTVGTPAEVAAWADVIMLLAPDTAQAEIFKADIEPNLKDGDALFFGHGLNIHFKLIEAPANVTVAMVAPKGPGHLVRRQFVDGKGVPALIAVDQDPTGNGQALALSYAAAIGGARAGVIKTTFKEETETDLFGEQAVLCGGTEELVKVGFEVLVEAGYAPEMAYFECLHELKLIVDLMYEGGIARMNYSVSDTAEFGGYLSGPRVIDADTKKRMQDILTDIQDGTFVKRLVANVEGGNKELEALRKENAEHPIEVTGKKLRDLMSWVDRPITETA comes from the coding sequence CTGCAGAAAACCAAGAAGGGACACCGAACCACCGTGGCAATCGAACTGTTCTACGACGAGGACGCCGACCTCTCCATCATCCAGGGCAAGAAGGTCGCCGTCGTCGGCTACGGCTCGCAGGGACACGCGCACTCGCTGAGCCTGCGCGACTCCGGCGTCGACGTGCGCATCGGTCTCAAGGAGGGCTCGAAGTCGCGCGCCAAGGCCGAGGAGCAGGGCCTCACCGTGGGCACCCCCGCCGAGGTCGCCGCGTGGGCCGACGTGATCATGCTGCTCGCGCCCGACACCGCGCAGGCCGAGATCTTCAAGGCCGACATCGAGCCGAACCTCAAGGACGGCGACGCGCTGTTCTTCGGCCACGGCCTGAACATCCACTTCAAGCTGATCGAGGCCCCGGCCAACGTCACCGTCGCGATGGTCGCCCCCAAGGGCCCCGGCCACCTGGTGCGCCGTCAGTTCGTCGACGGCAAGGGCGTCCCCGCCCTCATCGCCGTCGACCAGGATCCGACCGGCAACGGCCAGGCGCTCGCCCTGAGCTACGCCGCCGCGATCGGTGGCGCCCGCGCCGGCGTCATCAAGACCACCTTCAAGGAGGAGACCGAGACCGATCTCTTCGGTGAGCAGGCCGTGCTCTGCGGCGGCACCGAGGAGCTCGTCAAGGTCGGCTTCGAGGTGCTGGTCGAGGCCGGCTACGCCCCCGAGATGGCGTACTTCGAGTGCCTGCACGAGCTCAAGCTCATCGTGGACCTCATGTACGAGGGCGGCATCGCCCGCATGAACTACTCGGTGTCCGACACCGCGGAGTTCGGCGGTTACCTCTCGGGCCCGCGCGTCATCGACGCCGACACCAAGAAGCGCATGCAGGACATCCTCACGGACATCCAGGACGGCACCTTCGTCAAGCGCCTCGTCGCGAACGTCGAGGGCGGCAACAAGGAGCTCGAGGCCCTCCGCAAGGAGAACGCCGAGCACCCGATCGAGGTCACCGGCAAGAAGCTGCGCGACCTGATGAGCTGGGTCGATCGCCCGATCACCGAGACCGCCTAG
- the ilvN gene encoding acetolactate synthase small subunit has product MSTTHTLSVLVEDRPGVLARVSSLFSRRGFNIESLAVGGTELKGVSRMTIVVTVDELPLEQVTKQLNKLVSVLKIVEQDSTTSVARELMLIKVRADATSRGQVTDTVDLFRAKIVDVSPDSVTIEATGTPDKLDALLAVLDPFGIREIAQSGVIALGRGPKSITATR; this is encoded by the coding sequence GTGAGCACCACGCACACGCTGAGCGTCCTGGTCGAGGACCGTCCGGGCGTGCTCGCCCGCGTCTCGTCCCTGTTCTCCCGCCGCGGCTTCAACATCGAATCCCTCGCGGTGGGCGGTACCGAGCTCAAGGGCGTCAGCCGTATGACGATCGTGGTCACGGTCGACGAGTTGCCCCTCGAGCAGGTCACGAAGCAGCTCAACAAGCTGGTCTCCGTGCTCAAGATCGTCGAGCAGGATTCGACGACCTCGGTCGCGCGCGAGCTCATGCTCATCAAGGTGCGCGCGGACGCCACCTCGCGGGGCCAGGTCACCGACACCGTCGACCTGTTCCGTGCCAAGATCGTGGACGTCTCGCCCGACTCGGTGACCATCGAGGCCACCGGTACGCCGGACAAGCTCGACGCGCTGCTGGCGGTCCTGGATCCCTTCGGGATCCGCGAGATCGCGCAGTCCGGCGTCATCGCGCTGGGACGCGGTCCGAAGTCGATCACCGCGACCCGCTAA
- a CDS encoding acetolactate synthase large subunit, whose translation MSAPTARPHPGQKPGARKPGAGIPGAHSAASKQHAAADVAHSALEGARVVAPERVTGAQSVVRSLEEIGVDTVFGIPGGCILPVYDPLLDSKKVRHVLVRHEQGAGHAATGYAQATGKVGVCMATSGPGATNLVTPLADAQMDSVPIVAITGQVGRPLIGTDAFQEADISGITMPVTKHNFLVYDAADIPRVIAEAFYLAQSGRPGAVLVDIPKDVLQEDTVFSWPPQIDLPGYRPVTKPHGKQIREAARLIAAAKSPVLYVGGGVLKAEASDELLKLAELTGIPVVTTLMARGVFPDSHQQHMGMPGMHGTVGAVAALQRSDLLVTLGARFDDRVTGKLDSFAPDAKVIHADIDPAEIGKNRFADVPIVGDCKEVIAELIAAISEDRATIAAPDLTAWWEYLNGIRATYPLAYKPESDGALSPEYVIERLGVAAGPDAIYCAGVGQHQMWAAQFVKYEKPRTWLNSGGLGTMGYAVPAALGAKMGAPEKEVWAIDGDGCFQMTNQELATAAIEGAPIKVAIINNGNLGMVRQWQTLFYEKRYSSTDLSTHSMRIPDFVKLGEAMGCVSFRCEREEDVDAIIAQAREINDRPVVIDFIVGADAQVWPMVAAGTSNDEIMAARDIRPLFDEDDAADEPAVIHAAMERSEEQK comes from the coding sequence GTGAGCGCACCTACAGCTCGGCCCCATCCAGGGCAGAAGCCCGGGGCCCGTAAGCCCGGCGCCGGGATCCCCGGCGCGCATTCCGCCGCCTCGAAGCAGCACGCCGCGGCCGACGTCGCGCACAGCGCCCTCGAGGGCGCCCGCGTCGTGGCCCCCGAGCGCGTCACCGGCGCGCAGTCGGTGGTCCGGTCGCTCGAGGAGATCGGCGTGGACACGGTCTTCGGCATTCCCGGCGGTTGCATCCTCCCGGTCTACGACCCGCTCCTCGACTCGAAGAAGGTCCGCCACGTCCTGGTGCGCCACGAGCAGGGCGCCGGCCACGCCGCCACCGGCTACGCGCAGGCCACCGGCAAGGTCGGCGTGTGCATGGCGACGTCGGGCCCCGGCGCGACCAACCTGGTCACGCCCCTGGCCGACGCGCAGATGGACTCGGTCCCGATCGTCGCGATCACCGGCCAGGTCGGCCGCCCGCTGATCGGCACCGACGCCTTCCAGGAGGCGGACATCTCGGGCATCACGATGCCCGTGACCAAGCACAACTTCCTCGTCTACGACGCCGCCGACATCCCGCGCGTCATCGCCGAGGCCTTCTACCTCGCGCAGAGCGGGCGCCCGGGCGCCGTGCTCGTCGACATCCCCAAGGACGTGCTGCAGGAGGACACCGTCTTCTCGTGGCCGCCGCAGATCGACCTGCCCGGCTACCGCCCCGTGACCAAGCCGCACGGCAAGCAGATCCGGGAGGCCGCGCGCCTCATCGCCGCGGCCAAGTCGCCCGTGCTCTACGTCGGCGGCGGCGTGCTCAAGGCCGAGGCCTCGGACGAGCTGCTCAAGCTGGCCGAGCTGACCGGCATCCCCGTCGTGACCACTCTGATGGCGCGGGGCGTCTTCCCGGACAGCCACCAGCAGCACATGGGCATGCCCGGCATGCACGGCACCGTCGGCGCCGTGGCCGCGCTGCAGCGCTCCGACCTCCTGGTCACCCTCGGCGCGCGGTTCGATGACCGCGTCACCGGCAAGCTGGACTCGTTCGCGCCCGACGCGAAGGTCATCCACGCCGACATCGACCCGGCCGAGATCGGCAAGAACCGCTTCGCGGACGTCCCGATCGTGGGCGACTGCAAGGAGGTCATCGCCGAGCTCATCGCCGCGATCTCCGAGGACCGCGCCACCATCGCCGCCCCGGACCTCACCGCCTGGTGGGAGTACCTCAACGGCATCCGTGCGACCTACCCGCTGGCCTACAAGCCGGAGTCCGACGGTGCGCTGAGCCCCGAGTACGTGATCGAGCGCCTCGGCGTCGCCGCGGGCCCGGACGCGATCTACTGCGCGGGCGTCGGCCAGCACCAGATGTGGGCGGCCCAGTTCGTCAAGTACGAGAAGCCGCGCACCTGGCTCAACTCGGGCGGTCTCGGCACCATGGGCTACGCGGTCCCCGCCGCCCTCGGCGCCAAGATGGGTGCGCCCGAGAAGGAGGTCTGGGCGATCGACGGTGACGGCTGCTTCCAGATGACCAACCAGGAGCTCGCCACCGCCGCGATCGAGGGCGCCCCGATCAAGGTCGCGATCATCAACAACGGCAACCTCGGCATGGTCCGCCAGTGGCAGACGCTGTTCTACGAGAAGCGCTACTCCAGCACCGACCTGTCGACGCACTCGATGCGCATCCCCGACTTCGTCAAGCTCGGCGAGGCGATGGGCTGCGTGTCCTTCCGGTGCGAGCGCGAGGAGGACGTCGACGCGATCATCGCGCAGGCGCGCGAGATCAACGACCGCCCGGTGGTCATCGACTTCATCGTGGGCGCCGACGCCCAGGTGTGGCCGATGGTCGCCGCCGGCACCAGCAACGACGAGATCATGGCGGCGCGGGACATCCGCCCGCTGTTCGACGAGGACGACGCGGCCGACGAGCCGGCCGTCATCCACGCCGCGATGGAGCGTTCGGAGGAGCAGAAGTGA
- a CDS encoding PH domain-containing protein: MSESPAKQPSTTGTTRTVTTDHTSDTAVPIDAGDRVVFKHPRIALLGVALFAVCLAPIVGPWTVGRSIDGSAAGTGAAILGWLLLIVPILLALWILRVRTVIGPDGVRSVRVLSATTIGWDELAGIRIGRNGAVYAVRTDGSEVRLPAVTISQLPRVAVASGGRIPDVTAE; this comes from the coding sequence ATGAGCGAGAGCCCTGCGAAGCAGCCGAGCACGACGGGCACGACCCGCACCGTGACCACCGACCACACCTCGGACACCGCCGTGCCGATCGACGCCGGCGACCGGGTCGTCTTCAAGCATCCCCGCATCGCGCTCCTCGGCGTCGCCCTGTTCGCCGTGTGCCTCGCCCCCATCGTCGGCCCCTGGACCGTGGGCCGTTCCATCGACGGCAGCGCCGCCGGCACCGGCGCCGCGATCCTCGGCTGGCTGCTGTTGATCGTCCCGATCCTGCTCGCGCTGTGGATCCTGCGCGTGCGCACCGTCATCGGACCCGACGGGGTCCGCTCGGTCCGGGTCCTCTCGGCCACCACGATCGGCTGGGACGAACTGGCAGGGATTAGAATCGGGCGCAACGGTGCGGTGTACGCAGTCCGCACCGACGGTTCCGAGGTGCGACTACCCGCCGTCACCATCAGCCAGCTCCCCCGCGTCGCGGTCGCCTCCGGCGGCCGGATCCCGGACGTCACCGCGGAATAA